Proteins encoded in a region of the Schaalia hyovaginalis genome:
- a CDS encoding HAD family hydrolase has protein sequence MSEPWSCVLFDVDGTIVDSAPQVTRAFQLALEEAGLDVPGADRLRRYVGPPLWHSFSDLGYEGDLVAALVKSYRRIYDAMFLDPLPFPGIVELLHRLHAQGLPLATATSKQQYMAAAQLEHLGLTPAFDVIAGATPGPGSTKATVIADALARLDALGADVSRPVLVGDSIWDVEGARTAGVEVIGVSWGYGEDSDLAPCVAVASSVEELGALVGLKETAS, from the coding sequence ATGTCTGAGCCCTGGAGCTGCGTCCTCTTCGACGTCGACGGAACGATCGTCGATTCCGCACCGCAGGTGACGCGCGCCTTCCAATTGGCCCTGGAGGAGGCGGGGCTGGACGTGCCCGGGGCCGACCGTCTCCGCCGCTATGTGGGCCCGCCCCTGTGGCATTCCTTCTCGGACCTCGGGTATGAGGGCGATCTGGTCGCGGCTCTCGTCAAGAGCTACCGCAGGATCTACGATGCGATGTTCCTGGACCCGCTCCCCTTCCCCGGCATTGTCGAACTCCTCCACCGCCTCCACGCCCAGGGCCTCCCGCTGGCGACGGCGACCTCGAAGCAGCAGTACATGGCGGCCGCCCAGCTCGAGCACCTGGGCCTGACCCCGGCTTTCGACGTGATCGCCGGAGCCACTCCCGGGCCGGGGTCGACGAAGGCGACGGTCATCGCGGACGCCCTCGCCCGGCTCGACGCGCTCGGTGCGGACGTGTCGCGCCCGGTCCTCGTGGGCGATTCGATCTGGGACGTCGAGGGCGCCCGGACCGCGGGCGTCGAAGTCATCGGCGTCTCGTGGGGCTACGGCGAGGATTCGGACTTGGCGCCCTGCGTCGCGGTCGCATCGAGCGTCGAGGAGCTCGGCGCCCTCGTGGGGTTGAAGGAGACGGCGTCCTAA
- a CDS encoding MarR family winged helix-turn-helix transcriptional regulator yields MKDIDEARRAARKSAADVERAREKAWRVFFEASGRLQGILESRLKRSWGLTLVDYNVLLALWETPDHRLRMSDLASRVVYSPSRLTYIAEHLERDGWLRRVASPNDRRSLIACLTSQGIATIESAAEAHRQIIREYLLKGVDDEEIGEIVRIFSAMGDRLRSEEPKGR; encoded by the coding sequence GTGAAAGATATCGACGAGGCTCGCAGAGCCGCCCGCAAGTCGGCAGCCGATGTGGAACGCGCGAGAGAGAAGGCGTGGCGCGTCTTCTTCGAGGCCTCGGGGCGCCTCCAAGGAATCCTGGAATCGCGCCTCAAGCGCTCATGGGGGCTCACCCTGGTGGACTACAACGTCCTCCTCGCCCTGTGGGAGACGCCCGATCACCGCCTCCGGATGAGCGATCTCGCCTCACGGGTCGTCTACTCGCCTTCGCGCCTCACCTACATCGCCGAGCATTTGGAGCGCGACGGATGGCTGCGCCGCGTGGCGTCGCCGAACGACCGGCGGAGCCTCATCGCGTGTCTCACCTCACAGGGGATTGCGACGATCGAATCGGCTGCGGAAGCGCATCGGCAGATCATCCGCGAATACCTCCTGAAAGGGGTGGATGACGAGGAGATCGGCGAAATCGTGCGGATCTTCTCGGCGATGGGCGACCGCCTGCGCTCCGAGGAGCCGAAGGGGCGCTGA
- a CDS encoding DsbA family oxidoreductase codes for MHIDYWFDLTSPWCYLGLRHLRSALSGFAHADEVEVALHAFLLDPELVPSEALPRRVHLIENVGLTLEEARDLDARLIELGRAEGLALDLDHALVVPTSNAHRAIAAAADWDLELGATTGADTYGLKLAEAIHRSHFEMGLDVSDPDVLVGCAQDVGIEAERIVAALASVEHGSRVFSDFQIGAQMGIDLVPTYLIDQRFLVQDHQTVTAMGNILNAAWTNSGKEQ; via the coding sequence GTGCACATTGACTACTGGTTCGATCTGACCAGCCCCTGGTGCTACCTCGGACTGCGTCACCTTCGAAGCGCGCTGTCCGGCTTCGCCCACGCCGACGAGGTCGAGGTCGCGCTTCACGCCTTCCTCCTCGATCCCGAACTCGTCCCGTCGGAGGCGCTCCCGCGCCGCGTCCACCTCATCGAGAACGTCGGGCTCACCCTCGAAGAAGCCCGCGACCTCGACGCCCGCCTGATCGAGCTGGGGCGCGCCGAAGGCCTCGCCCTGGACCTCGACCACGCCCTGGTCGTCCCGACGTCCAACGCGCACCGGGCGATCGCGGCCGCCGCCGATTGGGACCTCGAACTCGGGGCGACGACGGGCGCCGATACCTACGGCCTCAAACTCGCCGAGGCGATCCACCGCTCCCACTTCGAGATGGGGCTCGACGTCTCCGATCCGGACGTCCTCGTCGGCTGCGCGCAGGACGTGGGGATCGAAGCCGAACGCATCGTCGCCGCCCTCGCCTCCGTGGAACACGGGTCCCGCGTCTTCTCCGACTTCCAGATCGGAGCGCAGATGGGCATCGATCTGGTCCCCACCTATCTCATCGATCAGCGCTTCCTCGTCCAGGACCATCAGACGGTGACGGCCATGGGCAATATCCTGAACGCCGCATGGACCAACTCGGGAAAGGAACAGTGA
- a CDS encoding GNAT family N-acetyltransferase — MTALEAATLRSARLLLDPIGADDAEALTEILQDERISLTTTVPHPYTIDMAESNLALSPAKWEAGSADFAIRAADDSRLLGRIELIRGARDPKSVELAYLMRADEWGKGYMTEAVGTAVDYAFTTMNAERVEWFAHLGNWASWKPVWRNGFKREGVRRRAGGPDLWAAALLKTDPREPAAPWDGPGAGRGPALDPTRPMALVEQFHRTYSMPVRLGTGAEPSIDYERLGMRMSLIAEEFAELMGAVYGPEARRIVEGANAAAVASDDRTRDLVETADALADLVYVIYGMALESGIDLDAVLAEVQASNLSKLMPDGSVKLREDGKVLKGPDFFAPDVARALGLRPRPADDAR, encoded by the coding sequence ATGACCGCCCTCGAAGCCGCGACCCTGCGTTCCGCCCGGCTGCTCCTCGATCCCATCGGAGCGGACGACGCGGAAGCACTCACCGAGATCCTCCAGGATGAGCGGATCTCGCTCACGACGACCGTTCCCCATCCCTACACGATCGACATGGCCGAATCGAACCTCGCCCTCTCGCCCGCCAAGTGGGAGGCGGGCAGCGCCGATTTCGCGATCCGAGCCGCCGACGATTCGCGCCTCCTGGGCCGCATCGAGCTCATCCGCGGGGCGCGCGACCCGAAGAGCGTCGAACTGGCCTACCTCATGCGCGCCGACGAATGGGGCAAGGGCTACATGACCGAGGCAGTCGGGACGGCCGTCGACTACGCCTTCACAACGATGAACGCCGAGCGGGTCGAGTGGTTCGCCCACCTCGGCAATTGGGCGTCCTGGAAACCGGTGTGGCGCAACGGTTTCAAGCGCGAGGGCGTGCGACGACGGGCCGGCGGCCCCGACCTGTGGGCGGCGGCCCTCCTCAAGACCGACCCGCGCGAGCCCGCGGCGCCCTGGGACGGTCCCGGAGCGGGCCGCGGCCCCGCCCTCGACCCGACCCGCCCCATGGCTCTGGTCGAGCAATTCCACCGGACCTACTCCATGCCCGTGCGGCTGGGGACGGGCGCAGAGCCGAGCATCGACTACGAGCGCCTCGGGATGCGCATGTCCCTCATCGCGGAGGAGTTCGCGGAACTCATGGGCGCCGTCTACGGGCCCGAGGCGCGCAGGATCGTCGAGGGGGCGAACGCCGCCGCCGTGGCCTCCGACGATCGCACGCGCGACCTCGTCGAAACGGCGGACGCGCTCGCCGACCTCGTGTACGTCATCTACGGGATGGCCCTCGAATCGGGGATCGACCTGGACGCCGTCCTCGCCGAGGTGCAGGCGTCGAACCTGTCCAAGCTCATGCCCGACGGCTCGGTCAAGCTGCGCGAGGACGGGAAGGTGCTGAAGGGCCCGGATTTCTTCGCGCCCGACGTGGCGCGCGCCCTCGGCCTCCGGCCGCGGCCGGCCGACGACGCGCGGTGA
- a CDS encoding FAD-dependent oxidoreductase, whose amino-acid sequence MARVVVIGGGYGGITVAKGLDPVAEVILVEQKDQFVHHAAALRAAVDEVWEQAIFMPYSNVLTRGEFVHGTVSRVEGTSVHVFGREPIEADYVVLATGATYPFPAKYSSSRSVVAKARLHQLHEDLAGARSVMLVGGGTVGIEFAGELAHTFPDLSITIVEKTDTILGTPGYSDELRAEITSQLDELGIRVVTGSELAFLPPHNVGELGHFQVKTVAGDQIEGDIWFQCYGSRAASGFLAGTDYEAQLHPNGTIRVDPNLRVIGHDRTYAVGDITDVRESKRADAARQQARVVIANISAQIAGETPESVYEPTKEWVILPLGPNMGASQLIDSEGVSRIVGADQTMEIKGADLMVSVIRSQLNLP is encoded by the coding sequence GTGGCTCGTGTTGTCGTAATCGGCGGAGGCTACGGTGGCATCACCGTGGCCAAGGGACTCGATCCGGTCGCCGAGGTCATCCTCGTCGAGCAGAAGGACCAGTTCGTCCACCATGCGGCGGCCCTGAGAGCCGCCGTTGACGAGGTGTGGGAGCAGGCGATCTTCATGCCCTACTCCAATGTCCTGACCCGGGGCGAGTTCGTGCACGGCACGGTGTCGCGGGTTGAGGGGACGAGCGTGCACGTCTTCGGCCGTGAGCCGATCGAAGCGGACTACGTCGTCCTCGCGACCGGGGCGACCTACCCCTTCCCCGCGAAGTACTCCTCGTCGAGGTCCGTCGTCGCGAAGGCGCGTCTCCACCAGCTCCATGAGGATCTCGCAGGCGCGCGTTCAGTCATGCTCGTCGGCGGCGGGACCGTGGGCATCGAGTTCGCGGGCGAGCTCGCGCACACCTTCCCGGATCTTTCGATCACGATCGTGGAGAAGACCGACACGATCCTGGGCACCCCCGGCTATTCGGACGAACTGCGCGCGGAGATCACCTCGCAGCTCGACGAGCTCGGCATCCGCGTGGTGACCGGCTCCGAGCTCGCCTTCCTCCCGCCCCACAACGTCGGTGAACTGGGCCACTTCCAGGTCAAGACGGTCGCCGGCGATCAGATCGAGGGCGACATCTGGTTCCAGTGCTACGGGTCGAGGGCGGCCTCCGGCTTCCTCGCGGGAACGGATTACGAGGCGCAGCTGCACCCGAACGGGACCATCCGCGTCGATCCGAACCTGCGCGTCATCGGGCACGATCGGACCTACGCCGTCGGAGACATCACGGATGTCCGCGAATCGAAGCGCGCCGATGCCGCCCGCCAGCAGGCCCGCGTCGTCATCGCCAACATCTCCGCTCAGATCGCGGGTGAGACGCCCGAATCCGTGTACGAGCCGACGAAGGAATGGGTGATCCTCCCGCTCGGTCCGAACATGGGCGCCTCGCAGCTCATCGACTCCGAGGGGGTGTCGAGGATCGTCGGCGCCGATCAGACGATGGAGATCAAGGGCGCGGATCTCATGGTGTCCGTTATCCGCTCGCAACTCAATCTGCCCTGA
- a CDS encoding DNA primase, producing MTEESGLALERLIAAFHEHYLIARAGDQADAESLVAAEEALRDAFFTYDDELFTRFGVELPFDLLDDEFDDEEDDLEEEEAEDGDDGFIDVDD from the coding sequence ATGACTGAAGAATCGGGCCTCGCTCTCGAGCGTCTCATCGCCGCATTCCACGAGCACTACCTGATCGCCCGGGCGGGCGATCAGGCGGATGCCGAATCCCTGGTCGCGGCCGAGGAGGCCCTGCGCGACGCCTTCTTCACCTACGACGACGAGCTGTTCACCCGCTTTGGAGTCGAGCTGCCCTTCGACCTGCTCGACGATGAGTTCGACGATGAAGAGGACGACCTCGAAGAAGAGGAAGCCGAGGACGGCGACGACGGTTTCATCGACGTCGACGACTGA
- a CDS encoding aldo/keto reductase — MEIRQCGTSGLRVSAVGLGALTWGRDTEAPEACDMLARFVEAGGTFVEVSPLDGDGRALDVLGSALARVGRHRTVVAMRGASRRLDSGSWTSSGARGDMLRSLDDALARLDIDEVDLWLASFDPAVPLEETLGALEAAHRSGRAHYIGLNGFGLWDAARAITLLDDVADVRPAVVQVPYSLLTAKDSSELVTRARRLGMGVIAQSPLAGGVLTGKYRHSTPPDSRAASPHLRALVDPHLRSGPRALVEGVARAAEGLDRSALDLALSWVRDSSAVTSALIGPRTLRQLEVNLESGEAIPAPIRSVLDEIAGL; from the coding sequence ATGGAGATTCGTCAGTGCGGGACATCGGGCTTGCGCGTGTCGGCCGTCGGACTCGGCGCGCTCACGTGGGGGCGGGACACCGAAGCGCCTGAAGCCTGTGACATGCTCGCCCGTTTCGTCGAAGCGGGCGGGACCTTCGTGGAGGTCTCCCCCCTGGACGGTGACGGTCGCGCCCTCGACGTCCTCGGCTCCGCGCTCGCGCGCGTGGGGCGCCACAGGACGGTCGTTGCGATGAGGGGCGCCTCCAGGCGCCTCGATTCGGGGAGCTGGACCTCCTCGGGCGCCAGGGGCGACATGCTCCGCAGCCTTGACGATGCGCTCGCCCGGCTCGACATCGACGAGGTCGATCTGTGGCTGGCGAGCTTCGACCCCGCCGTTCCCCTCGAGGAGACTCTCGGCGCCCTGGAGGCCGCGCACCGCTCCGGGCGCGCCCATTACATCGGTCTCAACGGCTTCGGCCTGTGGGATGCGGCCAGGGCGATCACGCTCCTCGACGATGTCGCAGATGTCAGGCCCGCCGTCGTCCAGGTCCCCTATTCGCTCTTGACGGCGAAGGATTCGTCGGAGCTCGTCACGCGCGCCCGGCGCTTGGGCATGGGGGTCATCGCCCAGTCGCCGCTCGCGGGCGGCGTCCTCACCGGGAAATACCGGCACTCCACTCCCCCGGATTCGAGGGCCGCGTCGCCGCATCTGCGCGCGCTCGTCGACCCGCATCTGCGTTCGGGGCCGCGCGCCCTCGTCGAGGGCGTCGCCCGCGCCGCCGAGGGGCTCGACCGCAGTGCGCTCGACCTGGCCCTGTCGTGGGTCCGTGATTCGAGCGCCGTGACCTCGGCGCTCATCGGTCCGCGCACCCTGCGCCAGCTCGAGGTGAATCTGGAGTCCGGTGAGGCGATCCCCGCTCCGATCCGCTCGGTGCTCGACGAGATCGCGGGCTTGTGA
- a CDS encoding undecaprenyl-diphosphate phosphatase, protein MTWFDAILLGLIQGLTEFLPISSSAHLRIFGELFGSKDPGAAFTAITQIGTETAVLIVFWKDIVRILSRWWRALPFHAAESRIPSTDPDARMGWMIIVGSLPIGILGLALQDWIDTSFRNLWITVAMLAVFGILLGLADRFAPLKRNLDEMSWRDAILYGCAQAMALIPGVSRSGGTITMGRALGYTREAAARYSFLLAMPAVFASGLYKVYKVVAGGEQIAVGPTIIATLIAFGVAWAVIIWFLKLVSTKSYKPFVYYRIGLALLVAILLGAGVLTATSTAFA, encoded by the coding sequence ATGACCTGGTTCGACGCGATCCTCCTCGGCCTCATTCAAGGCCTGACGGAATTCCTCCCCATCTCCTCGTCCGCGCACCTGCGGATCTTCGGCGAACTCTTCGGCTCGAAGGACCCGGGCGCTGCTTTCACGGCGATCACGCAGATCGGCACCGAGACCGCGGTGCTCATCGTCTTCTGGAAGGACATCGTGAGGATCCTGTCGCGCTGGTGGAGGGCCCTGCCCTTCCACGCCGCTGAATCGCGAATCCCCTCGACTGATCCCGATGCGCGCATGGGATGGATGATCATCGTCGGATCACTGCCGATCGGCATCCTCGGCCTCGCCCTGCAGGACTGGATCGACACCAGCTTCCGCAACCTCTGGATCACCGTGGCCATGCTCGCCGTCTTCGGCATCCTCCTCGGACTCGCGGACCGCTTCGCCCCGCTCAAGCGCAATCTCGACGAGATGAGCTGGAGGGACGCGATCCTCTACGGATGCGCACAGGCGATGGCGCTCATCCCCGGCGTGTCCAGATCCGGCGGGACGATCACCATGGGGCGCGCGCTCGGCTACACGCGCGAGGCCGCCGCCCGCTACTCCTTCCTCCTCGCGATGCCCGCCGTGTTCGCCTCGGGCCTGTACAAGGTCTACAAGGTCGTCGCAGGCGGCGAGCAGATCGCCGTCGGGCCGACGATCATCGCGACCCTCATCGCCTTCGGCGTCGCCTGGGCCGTCATCATCTGGTTCCTCAAGCTCGTGTCGACGAAGTCGTACAAGCCCTTCGTCTACTACCGGATCGGACTGGCGCTCCTCGTGGCGATACTCCTGGGCGCGGGGGTCCTCACCGCGACCTCGACGGCCTTCGCCTGA
- a CDS encoding RecB family exonuclease has translation MNSHASASTKRTAGLQGPALSASRAKEYERCPLQYRLHVVDRIQDPPTRHTALGTLIHSVLERLFDLPAPERSAEAALELFEAQWRATRETDPRVLELFEGEADLAAWIDGARDLVSGYFAIENPQWLAPAAREKLVEAVTPSGVRLRGFIDRIDSNAEGALRVVDYKTGKAPSPRFQDEALFQMRFYALLLSLVSRLPARTQLVYLRTGQVLTFDPTAADIARFSEEIDALWARIERDAERGDFAPRSNPLCPWCHLQSLCPLFDGRTPEPPEGGFERLLRTRVARGA, from the coding sequence ATGAACTCGCACGCATCCGCTTCGACGAAGCGCACCGCCGGATTGCAGGGGCCGGCCCTGTCCGCCTCACGCGCGAAGGAATACGAACGCTGTCCCCTGCAGTACCGCCTGCACGTCGTGGACCGGATTCAAGACCCTCCGACGCGGCACACGGCCCTCGGCACGCTCATCCATTCGGTGCTCGAGCGCCTCTTCGATCTTCCCGCGCCCGAGCGCAGCGCCGAGGCCGCCCTCGAGCTCTTCGAGGCCCAGTGGCGGGCGACCCGCGAGACGGACCCCCGCGTCCTTGAGCTCTTCGAGGGTGAGGCGGATCTGGCGGCCTGGATCGACGGCGCCCGTGATCTCGTCTCCGGCTACTTCGCGATCGAGAATCCTCAGTGGCTGGCCCCCGCGGCGCGTGAGAAGCTCGTCGAGGCGGTCACGCCCTCGGGGGTGCGACTGCGCGGATTCATCGACCGCATCGATTCCAACGCCGAGGGCGCGCTGCGCGTCGTCGACTACAAGACCGGCAAGGCGCCCTCACCGCGCTTCCAGGATGAAGCGCTCTTCCAGATGCGCTTCTACGCCCTGCTGCTGTCCCTGGTCTCGCGTCTTCCCGCGCGGACTCAGCTGGTGTATCTGCGGACCGGGCAGGTCCTCACCTTCGATCCGACCGCCGCCGACATCGCGCGCTTCAGCGAGGAGATCGACGCCCTGTGGGCACGGATCGAAAGGGATGCCGAACGCGGGGATTTCGCCCCCCGGAGCAATCCCCTGTGCCCCTGGTGCCATCTGCAGTCCCTGTGCCCGCTCTTCGACGGGCGGACGCCCGAACCCCCCGAGGGCGGATTCGAGCGTCTGCTGCGCACTCGCGTCGCCCGCGGGGCGTGA
- a CDS encoding tRNA (adenine-N1)-methyltransferase: MNTTPLNESPSAPIGQQRRRGPLAEGDRVQVRDPKGRLHQVILVGGGTFQSNRGSFKHDDVIGLPDGQVIETEEGRQFQILRPLLVDYTMAMPRGAAVVYPKDAGTILHMADIFPGARVVEAGAGSGALSMALLNAVGPRGSLVSVERRQDFADIARANVDLWFGAEHPAWDLRVGDLDAELETMEADSVDRVVLDMLAPWENIEAVARALIPGGVLCCYVATVTQLSRLTEDLRASGRFTDPVAWEDMRREWHLDGLAVRPEHRMVAHTGFLLITRSLAPGISPQARSTRPAKSSEGMGGQWDGEAGWSEQSVGVRVSSEKKIRKVRRDVTAKADTWVDGREGANE, from the coding sequence ATGAACACGACACCCCTGAACGAGTCCCCTTCGGCGCCCATCGGACAGCAGCGCAGGCGCGGGCCGCTTGCCGAGGGCGATCGGGTGCAGGTGAGGGACCCGAAGGGACGCCTTCACCAGGTGATCCTGGTGGGAGGGGGCACCTTCCAATCGAATCGCGGATCCTTCAAGCACGATGACGTGATCGGCCTGCCCGACGGCCAGGTGATCGAAACCGAAGAGGGCCGCCAGTTCCAGATCCTGCGCCCCCTCCTCGTGGACTACACGATGGCGATGCCCCGCGGCGCGGCGGTCGTCTACCCCAAGGACGCGGGGACGATCCTCCATATGGCGGACATCTTCCCCGGCGCGAGGGTCGTCGAAGCCGGTGCCGGTTCCGGAGCGCTGTCGATGGCGCTGCTCAACGCCGTGGGGCCCCGGGGGAGCCTCGTGTCGGTCGAGCGCCGCCAGGACTTCGCCGACATCGCGCGTGCGAACGTGGACCTCTGGTTCGGGGCCGAGCACCCCGCGTGGGACCTGCGCGTCGGCGACCTCGACGCCGAACTGGAGACGATGGAGGCCGACAGCGTCGACCGCGTCGTGCTGGACATGCTCGCCCCCTGGGAGAACATCGAGGCCGTGGCCCGCGCGCTCATTCCCGGCGGCGTCCTGTGCTGCTACGTCGCGACGGTGACCCAGCTGTCGCGCCTCACCGAGGACCTGCGCGCCTCGGGCAGATTCACGGATCCGGTCGCCTGGGAGGACATGCGGCGCGAATGGCATCTCGACGGCCTCGCGGTCCGCCCCGAGCACCGGATGGTCGCCCATACGGGCTTCCTCCTCATCACCCGTTCGCTCGCCCCGGGGATCTCGCCGCAGGCGCGTTCGACGCGTCCGGCGAAGTCCTCGGAGGGCATGGGCGGCCAGTGGGACGGGGAGGCCGGCTGGTCCGAGCAATCCGTCGGAGTGCGCGTCTCCTCGGAGAAGAAGATCCGCAAGGTGCGCCGCGATGTGACCGCGAAGGCCGACACCTGGGTCGACGGAAGGGAGGGCGCCAATGAGTGA
- the arc gene encoding proteasome ATPase, translating to MSEDFHATRIDELQRLVVSLEEKNGRLAAALTQARGELVKAQSQLLEVNRPPLTLAMFLRSDPSAREIEVVLNGRRMRLAAAPGLDLAALSYGQLVRVDDKLVAVAPDRFARTGSMASVLELVGPDRVLVASQAGQEHLLVLAGPLRHGNLRPGDSLVVDLRAGVALEKVVRSDVEQLLTPEVPDTTYEDIGGLDAQIQQVRDAIELPLTHPELYRAYGLRPPKGILLYGPPGSGKTLIAKAVANALSAKGSGKRTCFLSIKGPELLNKFVGETERQIRAIFSRARSLAAGDVPVVVFFDEMEALFRTRGTGVSSDVETMIVPQLLAEMDGVEALDNVVIIGASNRADMIDPAVLRPGRLDVRIRVERPDRAGARDIMAKHLRSGLPVRSDEIARTGSASSAIGGMIDAAVERLFTEDSSTALFDARLASGRRMRIHLSDVVSGAMIAGIVERAKKLAIKDSLSGAAPGLAVEHVLAGVDEEMRESIELAQTSSPDDWARTIGLREEIVSIAPVKD from the coding sequence ATGAGTGAGGACTTCCACGCCACTCGCATCGATGAGCTCCAGCGCCTCGTCGTATCGCTCGAGGAGAAGAACGGCCGCCTCGCCGCCGCCCTCACGCAGGCCCGCGGGGAGCTCGTGAAGGCCCAGTCGCAACTGCTCGAGGTCAACCGGCCGCCGCTCACACTCGCGATGTTCCTGCGCTCGGACCCGAGCGCGCGAGAGATCGAGGTCGTGCTGAACGGCCGGCGCATGCGCCTGGCCGCGGCCCCCGGGCTCGACCTCGCCGCACTGTCGTACGGGCAGCTCGTCCGCGTCGACGACAAGCTCGTCGCCGTCGCCCCCGATCGTTTCGCGCGGACCGGTTCGATGGCGTCCGTCCTCGAACTCGTCGGGCCCGATCGCGTCCTCGTCGCCTCCCAGGCCGGCCAGGAGCACCTCCTTGTCCTCGCGGGCCCCCTCAGGCACGGGAATCTGCGCCCCGGCGATTCGCTCGTGGTCGACCTGCGCGCCGGCGTCGCCCTCGAGAAGGTCGTGCGCTCGGATGTCGAGCAGCTCCTCACACCCGAGGTGCCCGACACGACCTATGAGGACATCGGCGGTCTGGACGCGCAGATCCAGCAGGTCCGCGATGCGATCGAACTCCCGCTCACCCATCCCGAGCTGTACCGCGCCTACGGCTTGCGCCCGCCCAAGGGCATCCTCCTGTACGGGCCCCCCGGTTCGGGCAAGACCCTCATCGCGAAGGCCGTTGCGAACGCCCTGTCCGCGAAGGGCTCGGGGAAGAGGACCTGCTTCCTGTCGATCAAGGGCCCCGAACTGCTCAACAAGTTCGTGGGGGAGACCGAGCGCCAGATCCGCGCGATCTTCTCCAGGGCCCGCTCCCTGGCCGCGGGGGACGTTCCGGTCGTCGTCTTCTTCGATGAGATGGAGGCCCTGTTCCGCACCCGCGGAACCGGCGTCTCCTCCGATGTGGAGACGATGATCGTGCCCCAGCTCCTCGCCGAGATGGACGGTGTCGAGGCCCTCGACAACGTCGTCATCATCGGCGCCTCGAACCGCGCGGACATGATCGATCCCGCGGTCCTGCGGCCCGGACGACTGGACGTGCGCATCCGCGTGGAGCGCCCCGATCGCGCGGGCGCCCGCGACATCATGGCGAAGCACCTCCGGTCCGGTCTTCCGGTGCGCTCCGACGAGATCGCGCGTACCGGCTCGGCCTCATCCGCGATCGGGGGGATGATCGACGCCGCGGTCGAGCGCCTGTTCACCGAGGACTCGTCCACCGCCCTCTTCGATGCGAGGCTCGCCTCGGGCAGGCGCATGCGGATCCACCTGTCCGACGTGGTCTCGGGGGCGATGATCGCCGGAATCGTTGAGCGGGCGAAGAAACTCGCCATCAAGGACTCGCTTTCGGGCGCGGCCCCCGGGCTCGCGGTCGAGCACGTCCTGGCGGGCGTCGACGAGGAGATGCGCGAATCGATCGAACTGGCGCAGACCTCCTCCCCGGATGACTGGGCGCGCACGATCGGCCTGAGGGAAGAGATCGTCTCCATCGCACCGGTGAAGGACTGA